The following is a genomic window from Deltaproteobacteria bacterium.
ATCCGGGAACGGTTTATTTTTTTGAATGGTCCCTATGCGGCTTTGGAAAAACTGATTTTTGGCCGAATCCCCAGGCTGGCGAGAATTCTCAACAGCAAGTCTGTTGAAACTTGATGAGTATTTCGATTCAGAATGGCGGTCATGCGCGTTCGCGACGTGCCGGCCAATTTGGCGACATGGGCATGGGTAAGACCGCTTTTTTCGACAATTTCGACGATCTTGCCGTTTAAATCACTGCGGATTTCCATTTCGACACCGTCGGCCGGAGAAAGACCAAGAACCTTTGCAAGTTCAGCGGCATTTCTTGCAATGATGGCTTTATGTTTCTTCATGGAGCATCTCCTTTAGTCGTTTTCTCGCAAGGCCAATATCATGATCGGGTATTTTTTGCGTCTTTTTCACAAAAGCATGGAATATCAGAATTCCTCTCGACGATTTCTTGTAATAAAAAGTTCTATAGATTCCGGAAGCATCTTTGATCCTTAATTCTTCTACGCCCAGTGCAACAGCGGGCACCGGTTTTGAAAGCGGCATCGACAGATTGTACCCTTTTTGCAACTCAAGGATCGCCTTTCCGACCTCCTTGCGCACATCATCCGGAAAGGTCTTTATCACCTCTCTTGCTTTGACATGAAAAATCGCCTGTTTCATAAGTAGTGTCTCATATCCGAGACATAGATGTCAATCGTAAAACCTGCGGTCATACATTGCATACATTGTTGGAAAACATGGGGTCAAGCTTTACATTATTTAGGAACGCAGAAAAATCAGCCGATGAAGGAGGATACGTCGTTTATATTCCGGCTTTACCTGGATGCGTGACCCAGGGCGATACCTTCGAGGAAGCTCAACGAATGGCGCGCGATGCCGTTAAAGGTTACCTGGAGGTATTAAAGGAAGAGCACTCTTCGGAGCATTCTCAAGATGGCCGACATCAGTGTGGAAGAATTCCGTCGGCTTCTTGGTCATTGATATAAAGGGCCGGGGCCAGTTGCTTCGGATTTCAGATTTACCCTCTTATAATACATAAAATCCATCGGAATGAGAGGAAACGGTTTCAGTTTCTCCTTCACCAGCACATTTTGCATCGGGATGAAAAGGGGAATGATGACCGCTTCCTCTTCCAGAAGCATTTTTTGCGCCTTGTCATATACGGCCTTGCGCTTTTGTTCATCCTTTTCGACGGACCCTTGCGCAATCAGGCTGTCGAACTCGGCGCTTTTCCAGTGCGTATGGTTGTTGCCCGAGGTGGAGGTGAAGAGATTCATAAAATTGTCCGGGTCGGGATAGTCGGCCCCCCAGCCGAGGCGAAAGAGGCCGGGGGGATCGGTTTTTAAGAGTGAGAGGTAGCTTTTCCATTCCTGGTTGTCGAGGTTCACGTCAATTCCCAGATTTTTTTTCCATTGCGCCTGCGCCCATTCGGCGATTTTTTTGTTCACGGGGTCCGAATTGAAGGTCAGCGTGAATTGCAAACGACGCGGGTCCTGTCCCAAAAGTTCCCGCGCCTTTTCGGGATCGAATTTCAATCCGATCCCCTCCTCAAACCCGAACATCCCCGGCGGAATCCACGAATCGACCGGCTGTTCGCCCCCTTTGAGAATATTCGGGATCTCCCGCTTGTCGAGGCTCATGGCCAAAGCCCGACGAACGCGGGGATCGTCAAAGGGCTTCTTTGTTATGTTGAATCCATAATAATACCCGCGCAGTTTGGGGACGCTCATCAAGTCCGGACTGTTCTTATAATATGGAAGGGCCACCGGCGGAGGGCCGGCGATATCCAAAAGATTCTGCTCGTAGAGGGAAAGGCTGGTTGCAGGGTCGCTGACAAGAAAAATCGTCAGGCGGTCAAACGATGGTTGTGGGTTTCCTCCATAATGAGGGTTTACTCCCAGTTTCAGCCGGTATTCATGCCACCATTCTTCAAGCACAAACGGCCCGCAGGTGACGATATTTTCCGGGTCGGTCCACCGGCGCTGTTTTTCCACGATGTCTTGTCTCAAGGGATAAGTTACCATAAAGGTGGTGATGGCCGGAAAAAAGACAATCGGCTGATTCAGCCGCACCCTTAACGTCAGATCGTCAATCACTTCGATCCCTACCCGATTTTCGTCTTTGAGTTTCCCGCGGTTGAATTCCCTTGCGCCGATGATGTCGAAAAGAAAATAGGCGTACTCCGCGGCGGTTTCCGGTTTGAGAAGCCTCAACCACGAATAACGGAAATCCCGGGCCGTCACCGGTTTTCCATCCGACCACCGGTAATTGGGGTCGAGATGAAAGACATACGTTTTTCCTTCCTCCCTGATTTCCCAGCTTTTTGCCGCCGCCGGGATCGGGTTTAAGTTTTGATCAAACTGCGTTAAGCCCTCCATCAGCTGATTGAGAATCTGATAGCTTACATTGTCGGTGGCGAGGTTCCAATCAAGCGTCGGCGGTTCGGTGGAGAGGGAAATTCGGATTTCTTTTTGTAGATCGTAAATGGCGGATCGTGGATCGTGGGTGGAACAATTGAATAAAATGACCGTGAGCAGGCTTGAGAGAACCACCCGGTTCAACATGAGGTTCATTGTACATGGATTAAGACAGGTGCCAAGAAAAGAGAGCGCTATTCCAGATGTTTCAGAACGAGATTCCTCTCCGGGTTATGGAGATAGAGCCCGTCCGGCTGATGGCTGACCGTGTAGGTGCCGTTTAGATAGCGGCACTTGTTTTTGCCGCGGAAGGTGACCGTTTTTTTCTTCTCGCCGGCGCTCCATCTCCCGGAGCAAAGATGGATGTAGTCCTGGTTGTCGAAGGCGGGAAAAAAGAGAAATTCATTATCGTCCTCAACATAAAGGGTTCCGCGGTCATGCTTGGGGAGGTCCACGTGAAAGCGGTTGGTCATCAAGTCTCTGATCCTTTCGCCGGAGAAGGCCGGAAGCGCAAACCCAAGGGTTGCAACGAAGAAGAAAATTGGAGCCAGAAGATTCATCAATGGTTCATATTGTAGCTAAAATAAGGCCCGATGCAAAGCTTAAAGATTTAAGGAGGGAAAAAAATTCTTTGAATCTTCAACGGCTTCATGTTAGCGGCCGGATGCAAGCGAGCAATCTGGCTTTGCCAGTTGCGAGCGGGGTTTGGGGCCATGTGAGGCCCGAAACCTCATGACGCGAGTAGCAACAAACGGGCCGAACGGGCCCCAAGTAAAATGATGCAGAGCAATTTAAGCATTGCCGCCCTTTGCGAACAGGTCCTTCTCCGAAAGGAGGCGCAACTCTCGGAGCATGGGGCGATTGTGACCTCGACCGGCAAATACACCGGCCGGTCTCCCAACGACAAATTTATCGTCAAAGAGCCCTCCAGCGAGGCGAATGTGGGATGGGGAAAGGTCAATCGGCCGTTCGATCCGCAAAAATTCGATCTCCTCCACCAAAAGATGCTCGATTACATGAAAGGGAAAGAGCTGTTCATCCAGGATTGTTTCGCGGGCGCCTCCGCCGAACATCGCCTTCCCATCCGCGTGATCACGGAATTTGCCTGGCACAGCCTCTTTGCCCGCAATATGTTTATCGTCCCGAAGACCGCGGAGGAGGCAAAAAACCATGCCCCGCAATTTACGGTCATCGCCCTGCCGAATTTTTTGGCCGAGCCCGCCAAAGACGGGACGAATTCCGAGGCGTTCATTCTCCTCCATTTCGGCAAAAGGCTTGTGCTGATTGGCGGCACGCACTATGCCGGTGAAATCAAGAAATCGATCTTTACCGTCCTTAATTACCTGCTTCCCCTCAAGAATGTTCTTTCGATGCACTGCTCGGCCAACATCGGACCGGAGGGCGATACGGCCGTTTTTTTCGGCCTTTCCGGCACCGGGAAGACAACTCTTTCAGCCGATCCCGAACGGAATCTCATCGGTGACGACGAGCATGGGTGGGGCGACCATGGGGTTTTCAATTTTGAGGGAGGCTGTTACGCGAAGGTGATTAATCTTTCTGAAAAAGCGGAGCCCGAAATTTACGCCTGCACCCACCGTTTCGGGACGATTTTGGAAAATGTGGTGATGGACCCCGTTCTCCGCCGGATCAACCTCGACGACGGAAGCCTGACCGAAAACACCCGCGCCTCGTATCCGCTGGAATTCATCCCGAACGCCCGGCTTGATGGAATTGGGGGGCATCCCAAGAACGTGATCATGCTCACCTGCGATTCCTTCGGCATCCTCCCTCCGGCGGCCCGGTTGACCCCGGCGCAGGCGATGTACCATTTTCTTTCCGGATATACCGCCCGGGTGGCCGGCACCGAACGGGGCGTCAGGGAACCGCAGGCGACCTTTTCCGCCTGTTTTGGCGCCCCCTTCATGGCGCTTCGCCCCTCGGTCTATGCCAAACTTTTGGGCGAAAAAATCAATCGCCACAATGTTTCCTGCTGGCTTGTCAACACCGGCTGGACCGGCGGGCCGTATGGCGTGGGACAGCGCTTTTCCATCGCCGATTCACGCGCGTTGGTGAAAGCGGCGCTTTCAGGCGCATTGTTGAAGGCGCCGATGGTGAAAGATCCTTATTTTGGCTTTGAAGTTCCCACCCAATGCCCCGGCGTTTCGTCCCAATCCATTCTTAATCCCAAGGCCTCATGGTCGAGCCCTTCGGCCTACGACGAAAAGGCGAAACATCTTGTCGGATTATTTCAAGCCAATTTTAAGGAGTTTGAGGGAGATGTGACGGAGGAGATTCGGCAAGCGGGGCCGGTTGATTCACCAAATCCAGACAGGTGATCTCCGGCCGCGATAACAGCCGCGCCTTGAAGATGTATCCCAGCCCGCGGTTCACATAAAGCCATTTTTGGCTCAACCGATGCAATCCGCGGCGGAGGTGCCTCCTTTCCACCGGCACCGCCAGAGGCCCGATGAAGGGGAAACTGATCTGCCCCCCATGGACATGCCCCGAAAGCATCAGGTCGAAATGGAGATTTTCCATTTTGCTCAAACCGTCCGGATTGTGGCAGAGAAGGATGGTCGGGACGGCCTCGCGGGTCAAGAGCTTGTCGGGCTGAAAATGCGGGGTCCAATAATCCCCCACGCCGATGACCTCCAGACAATCATTTCCCTTTTGCATTTTCACCCGTTCATTGTGCAAAACGCGGATGCCTCTTTTTTCGAAATGATGGATCACCTCCTCGTGATCGATGGGGTCGGTGGGGGGATGCCCCTTGTGGCAGACGCCGTAATCGTGGTTTCCCAAAACCGCAAAGAGGCCGTTTTTGGCCTTAAGGCCGGATAGCAACTGGGCCAGGGGACGGATGTATTTTGAGTCCCACTGAAGAAAATCGCCGGTCAAGGCCACGATGTCGGGCTTTAGGTTGTTGATCTTGTCGATGCACTTTTTCAAAAACGACACTGAATCGTTGGTCGGCCCGAAATGAAGATCGCTGATCTGGACGATGCGGAACAAATTGAACGATCGCGGCAGTTTCCTGATGGGAATCTTTAAGTGCGAAATTTTTACCAGCCGCGGCTCAATTACATGAGCATAGAGGCCGATAATGGGGAAGAAAAGAACGATAAAGACCGAAACGATCCATTGAACCGGTTTTTTCTGGTAGAGGATCCGAAAAAATTCTTTGACTCGAATATGTCTCATAGAAGTTTTAACTTCTTCAACCACGGCAACAGCGCCTCCAGCGGGAGGCCGATCACGTTTGTTACCGATCCCTCGATTTTTTCCACATACTTTTGTCCCAGCCCCTGCGCGGCATAGGCACCCGCCTTGTCAAACGGCTCCCCCGTTGCCAAATACTCCCTTATTTCGCCGTCGGAGAGCGCCTTAAGCGTCACCCGCGATGAAACTGCCTCCTCACAGACAATTCTATCAGGAAGTTCCGCGATCGCAAAGGCGGTAATCACCTCGTGAGTCCGCCCCCCCAGGGCGCGCCAGAAGGCGATAGTCTCCTCTTCATGACGCGGCTTGCCATAAATTTTTCCGTTCATCACCACGATCGTGTCGGCGCCAAGAGAGTAGAGGGGTCGGTCTTTTTCCGGTTTTTTCCCCTTCAGAACTA
Proteins encoded in this region:
- a CDS encoding XRE family transcriptional regulator is translated as MKKHKAIIARNAAELAKVLGLSPADGVEMEIRSDLNGKIVEIVEKSGLTHAHVAKLAGTSRTRMTAILNRNTHQVSTDLLLRILASLGIRPKISFSKAA
- a CDS encoding type II toxin-antitoxin system RelE/ParE family toxin, with protein sequence MKQAIFHVKAREVIKTFPDDVRKEVGKAILELQKGYNLSMPLSKPVPAVALGVEELRIKDASGIYRTFYYKKSSRGILIFHAFVKKTQKIPDHDIGLARKRLKEMLHEET
- a CDS encoding type II toxin-antitoxin system HicB family antitoxin; this translates as MGSSFTLFRNAEKSADEGGYVVYIPALPGCVTQGDTFEEAQRMARDAVKGYLEVLKEEHSSEHSQDGRHQCGRIPSASWSLI
- a CDS encoding peptide ABC transporter substrate-binding protein, with protein sequence MNLMLNRVVLSSLLTVILFNCSTHDPRSAIYDLQKEIRISLSTEPPTLDWNLATDNVSYQILNQLMEGLTQFDQNLNPIPAAAKSWEIREEGKTYVFHLDPNYRWSDGKPVTARDFRYSWLRLLKPETAAEYAYFLFDIIGAREFNRGKLKDENRVGIEVIDDLTLRVRLNQPIVFFPAITTFMVTYPLRQDIVEKQRRWTDPENIVTCGPFVLEEWWHEYRLKLGVNPHYGGNPQPSFDRLTIFLVSDPATSLSLYEQNLLDIAGPPPVALPYYKNSPDLMSVPKLRGYYYGFNITKKPFDDPRVRRALAMSLDKREIPNILKGGEQPVDSWIPPGMFGFEEGIGLKFDPEKARELLGQDPRRLQFTLTFNSDPVNKKIAEWAQAQWKKNLGIDVNLDNQEWKSYLSLLKTDPPGLFRLGWGADYPDPDNFMNLFTSTSGNNHTHWKSAEFDSLIAQGSVEKDEQKRKAVYDKAQKMLLEEEAVIIPLFIPMQNVLVKEKLKPFPLIPMDFMYYKRVNLKSEATGPGPLYQ
- a CDS encoding phosphoenolpyruvate carboxykinase; this encodes MMQSNLSIAALCEQVLLRKEAQLSEHGAIVTSTGKYTGRSPNDKFIVKEPSSEANVGWGKVNRPFDPQKFDLLHQKMLDYMKGKELFIQDCFAGASAEHRLPIRVITEFAWHSLFARNMFIVPKTAEEAKNHAPQFTVIALPNFLAEPAKDGTNSEAFILLHFGKRLVLIGGTHYAGEIKKSIFTVLNYLLPLKNVLSMHCSANIGPEGDTAVFFGLSGTGKTTLSADPERNLIGDDEHGWGDHGVFNFEGGCYAKVINLSEKAEPEIYACTHRFGTILENVVMDPVLRRINLDDGSLTENTRASYPLEFIPNARLDGIGGHPKNVIMLTCDSFGILPPAARLTPAQAMYHFLSGYTARVAGTERGVREPQATFSACFGAPFMALRPSVYAKLLGEKINRHNVSCWLVNTGWTGGPYGVGQRFSIADSRALVKAALSGALLKAPMVKDPYFGFEVPTQCPGVSSQSILNPKASWSSPSAYDEKAKHLVGLFQANFKEFEGDVTEEIRQAGPVDSPNPDR
- a CDS encoding metallophosphoesterase, producing the protein MRHIRVKEFFRILYQKKPVQWIVSVFIVLFFPIIGLYAHVIEPRLVKISHLKIPIRKLPRSFNLFRIVQISDLHFGPTNDSVSFLKKCIDKINNLKPDIVALTGDFLQWDSKYIRPLAQLLSGLKAKNGLFAVLGNHDYGVCHKGHPPTDPIDHEEVIHHFEKRGIRVLHNERVKMQKGNDCLEVIGVGDYWTPHFQPDKLLTREAVPTILLCHNPDGLSKMENLHFDLMLSGHVHGGQISFPFIGPLAVPVERRHLRRGLHRLSQKWLYVNRGLGYIFKARLLSRPEITCLDLVNQPAPLAESPPSHLPQTP
- the maf gene encoding septum formation protein Maf, producing MDNKIKKLILASASPRRSFLLKELGLHFEVFPADVDEAVRTGETPSECAKRLAVQKATIVLKGKKPEKDRPLYSLGADTIVVMNGKIYGKPRHEEETIAFWRALGGRTHEVITAFAIAELPDRIVCEEAVSSRVTLKALSDGEIREYLATGEPFDKAGAYAAQGLGQKYVEKIEGSVTNVIGLPLEALLPWLKKLKLL